The following proteins are co-located in the Escherichia fergusonii ATCC 35469 genome:
- a CDS encoding transketolase family protein, whose translation MINLAPAGQKDSIEMRKIYAGFIAQQSENGNSVIALEADLMSSMAMDSVARDYPQRVINCGIMEANVIGTAAGLALTGRKPFVHTFTAFASRRCFDQLFMSLDYQRANVKVIASDAGVTACHNGGTHMSFEDMGIVRGLAHSVVMEMTDAVMFSDILRQLVELEGFYWVRTIRKQAASIYAPGTTFTIGKGQVLREGTDITLIANGIMVAEALEAARQLEQAGVSAAVIDMFTLKPIDRMLIKNYAEKTGRIVTCENHSIHNGLGSAVAEVLVETCPVPMRRVGVKERYGQVGTQDFLQREYGLTAHDIVAAARELL comes from the coding sequence ATGATTAATCTCGCACCGGCAGGACAAAAAGACAGCATCGAAATGCGCAAAATTTATGCAGGATTTATCGCGCAACAGAGTGAAAACGGTAATTCTGTCATTGCTCTTGAGGCTGATTTAATGAGTTCCATGGCAATGGACAGCGTAGCGCGGGATTATCCACAGCGCGTTATTAATTGCGGCATTATGGAAGCCAATGTTATCGGCACAGCTGCGGGGCTGGCCTTAACCGGGCGCAAGCCATTCGTACATACCTTTACCGCATTTGCCAGTCGTCGCTGTTTTGATCAGCTCTTTATGTCGCTTGATTACCAGCGTGCTAACGTAAAAGTTATCGCTTCTGATGCGGGTGTTACTGCTTGCCACAATGGCGGAACACATATGTCATTTGAAGATATGGGGATTGTGCGCGGGCTGGCACATTCGGTGGTAATGGAGATGACCGATGCCGTAATGTTTAGCGATATTTTGCGTCAACTCGTTGAGTTAGAAGGATTTTATTGGGTTCGTACCATCCGTAAGCAAGCAGCGAGTATTTACGCACCAGGTACGACCTTTACGATTGGTAAAGGACAGGTATTACGTGAAGGAACGGATATCACCTTGATTGCTAATGGCATTATGGTGGCAGAAGCGCTTGAGGCAGCTCGTCAACTTGAGCAGGCTGGGGTAAGTGCAGCGGTCATTGATATGTTTACTCTCAAACCTATCGATCGGATGTTAATTAAAAATTATGCCGAAAAAACAGGGCGGATCGTGACATGTGAAAACCATAGTATTCACAATGGATTAGGTTCAGCAGTTGCTGAAGTACTTGTAGAAACTTGTCCTGTCCCCATGCGTCGGGTGGGGGTTAAAGAGCGGTATGGCCAGGTGGGAACTCAGGACTTTTTACAAAGGGAATATGGTTTAACGGCACATGATATTGTGGCGGCTGCGAGAGAGTTGTTGTAA
- the pta gene encoding phosphate acetyltransferase, which translates to MSRIIMLIPTGTSVGLTSVSLGVVRAMERKGVRLSVFKPIAQPRSGSDAPDQTTAIVRANSTLATAEPLKMSHVESLLSSNQKDVLMEEIIANYHANTKDAEVVLVEGLVPTRKHQFAQSLNYEIAKTLNAEIVFVMSQGSDTPEQLKERIELTRSSFGGAKNTNIIGVIVNKLNAPVDDQGRTRPDLSEIFDDSSKAHVTKFDPAKLLESSPLPVLGIVPWSFDLIATRAIDMARHLNATIINEGDINTRRVKSVTFCARSIPHMLEHFRAGSLLVTSADRPDVLVAACLAAMNGVEIGALLLTGGYEMDARISKLCERAFATGLPVFMVNTNTWQTSLSLQSFNLEVPVDDHERIEKVQEYVANYINADWIESLTATSERSRRLSPPAFRYQLTELARKAGKRIVLPEGDEPRTVKAAAICAERGIATCVLLGNPEEINRVAASQGVELGAGIEIVDPEVVRESYVGRLVELRKSKGMTETVAREQLEDNVVLGTLMLEQDEVDGLVSGAVHTTANTIRPPLQLIKTAPGSSLVSSVFFMLLPEQVYVYGDCAINPDPTAEQLAEIAIQSADSATAFGIEPRVAMLSYSTGTSGAGSDVEKVREATRLAQEKRPDLMIDGPLQYDAAVMADVAKSKAPNSPVAGRATVFIFPDLNTGNTTYKAVQRSADLISIGPMLQGMRKPVNDLSRGALVDDIVYTIALTAIQSAQQQK; encoded by the coding sequence GTGTCCCGTATTATTATGCTGATCCCTACCGGAACAAGCGTCGGTCTGACCAGCGTCAGCCTTGGCGTTGTCCGCGCTATGGAACGTAAAGGCGTTCGCCTGAGCGTCTTTAAGCCTATCGCTCAACCGCGTTCCGGTAGCGATGCTCCTGACCAGACCACAGCTATCGTCCGCGCAAACTCCACGCTGGCAACGGCTGAACCTCTGAAAATGAGCCACGTTGAGTCTCTGCTTTCCAGCAATCAAAAAGATGTGCTGATGGAAGAGATCATCGCCAACTATCATGCCAACACCAAAGATGCTGAAGTCGTTCTGGTTGAAGGTCTGGTTCCAACACGTAAACATCAGTTTGCTCAGTCTCTGAACTATGAAATTGCGAAAACGCTGAACGCGGAAATCGTCTTTGTCATGTCTCAGGGTTCTGACACGCCAGAACAACTGAAAGAGCGTATCGAACTGACGCGCAGCAGCTTCGGCGGTGCCAAAAACACCAATATCATCGGCGTTATCGTTAACAAACTGAACGCGCCCGTTGACGACCAGGGGCGCACTCGCCCGGATCTGTCTGAGATTTTCGACGACTCTTCTAAAGCGCATGTCACCAAGTTTGATCCAGCGAAACTGCTGGAATCCAGCCCGCTGCCAGTGCTTGGCATCGTGCCGTGGAGCTTTGATCTGATCGCAACCCGTGCGATCGATATGGCGCGTCACCTGAACGCAACCATTATTAACGAAGGTGATATCAACACTCGCCGTGTTAAATCCGTTACGTTCTGTGCCCGTAGCATTCCGCATATGCTTGAGCACTTCCGTGCCGGTTCTCTGCTGGTAACTTCCGCAGACCGTCCTGACGTACTGGTTGCCGCTTGCCTGGCTGCGATGAATGGCGTAGAAATTGGCGCTCTGCTGCTGACTGGCGGCTACGAAATGGACGCACGTATTTCTAAACTGTGCGAGCGTGCGTTTGCTACTGGCCTGCCGGTATTTATGGTGAACACCAACACCTGGCAGACTTCTTTAAGCCTGCAGAGCTTCAATCTGGAAGTTCCGGTTGACGATCACGAGCGTATCGAGAAAGTTCAGGAATACGTTGCTAACTACATCAACGCTGACTGGATCGAATCTCTGACGGCTACTTCCGAGCGCAGCCGTCGTCTGTCTCCGCCAGCATTCCGCTATCAGCTGACCGAACTGGCACGCAAAGCCGGTAAGCGCATTGTTCTGCCGGAAGGTGACGAACCACGTACAGTGAAAGCAGCGGCTATTTGTGCGGAACGTGGTATCGCAACTTGTGTGCTTCTGGGTAACCCGGAAGAAATCAACCGTGTTGCGGCATCTCAGGGCGTAGAACTGGGTGCTGGCATTGAAATCGTCGATCCAGAAGTTGTTCGCGAAAGCTATGTTGGCCGCCTGGTTGAACTGCGTAAGAGCAAAGGTATGACCGAAACCGTTGCCCGCGAACAGCTGGAAGACAACGTGGTTCTCGGCACTCTGATGCTGGAGCAGGATGAAGTTGACGGTCTGGTTTCCGGTGCTGTTCACACCACCGCAAACACCATCCGTCCGCCGCTGCAGCTGATCAAAACTGCACCGGGTAGCTCTTTAGTATCTTCTGTGTTCTTCATGCTGCTGCCGGAACAGGTTTACGTTTACGGTGACTGCGCGATCAACCCGGACCCGACCGCTGAGCAGCTGGCAGAAATCGCGATTCAGTCTGCTGATTCTGCTACTGCTTTTGGTATCGAACCGCGTGTAGCCATGCTCTCCTACTCCACCGGGACTTCTGGTGCAGGCAGCGATGTAGAGAAAGTTCGCGAAGCAACTCGTCTGGCGCAGGAAAAACGTCCTGACCTGATGATCGACGGCCCGCTGCAGTACGATGCTGCAGTAATGGCTGACGTTGCGAAATCTAAAGCACCGAACTCTCCGGTTGCAGGTCGCGCTACCGTGTTCATCTTCCCGGATCTGAACACCGGTAACACCACCTACAAAGCGGTACAGCGTTCTGCTGACCTGATCTCCATCGGGCCGATGCTGCAGGGTATGCGCAAGCCGGTTAACGACTTGTCTCGAGGCGCACTGGTTGACGATATCGTCTACACTATCGCTCTGACCGCGATCCAGTCTGCACAACAGCAGAAGTAA
- the ackA gene encoding acetate kinase yields MSSKLVLVLNCGSSSLKFAIIDAVNGEEYLSGLAECFHLPEARIKWKMDGNKQEAALGAGAAHSEALNFIVNTILAQKPELSAQLTAIGHRIVHGGEKYTSSVVIDDSVIQGIKDAASFAPLHNPAHLIGIEEALKSFPQLKDKNVAVFDTAFHQTMPEESYLYALPYNLYKEHGIRRYGAHGTSHFYVTQEAAKMLNKPVEELNIITCHLGNGGSVSAIRNGKCVDTSMGLTPLEGLVMGTRSGDIDPAIIFHLHDTLGMSVDAINKMLTKESGLLGLTEVTSDCRYVEDNYATKEDAKRAMDVYCHRLAKYIGAYTALMDGRLDAVVFTGGIGENAAMVRELSLGKLGVLGFEVDHERNLAARFGKSGFINKEGTRPAVVIPTNEELVIAQDASRLTA; encoded by the coding sequence ATGTCGAGTAAGTTAGTACTGGTTCTGAACTGCGGTAGTTCTTCACTGAAATTTGCCATCATCGATGCAGTAAATGGTGAAGAGTACCTTTCTGGTTTAGCCGAATGTTTCCATCTTCCTGAAGCCCGTATCAAATGGAAAATGGACGGCAATAAACAAGAAGCGGCTTTAGGTGCAGGCGCCGCTCACAGTGAAGCGCTTAACTTTATCGTTAACACTATTCTGGCACAAAAACCAGAACTGTCTGCGCAGCTGACTGCTATCGGTCACCGTATCGTTCACGGTGGTGAAAAATACACCAGCTCCGTCGTTATCGATGACTCTGTTATCCAGGGTATCAAAGATGCAGCCTCTTTTGCACCGCTGCATAACCCTGCACACCTGATCGGTATCGAAGAAGCTCTGAAATCTTTCCCGCAACTGAAAGACAAGAACGTAGCGGTATTCGATACTGCGTTCCATCAGACAATGCCGGAAGAATCTTACCTCTACGCCCTGCCGTACAATCTGTATAAAGAGCATGGTATTCGTCGCTACGGCGCACACGGCACCAGCCACTTCTATGTTACTCAGGAAGCGGCAAAAATGCTGAACAAACCGGTAGAAGAACTGAACATCATTACCTGCCACCTGGGTAACGGCGGTTCTGTTTCTGCTATCCGTAACGGCAAATGTGTTGACACCTCTATGGGTCTGACTCCGCTGGAAGGCCTGGTAATGGGTACTCGCTCTGGCGATATCGATCCGGCGATCATCTTCCATCTGCACGACACTCTGGGCATGAGCGTAGACGCCATCAACAAAATGCTGACCAAAGAGTCTGGTCTGCTGGGTCTGACCGAAGTGACCAGCGACTGCCGTTATGTTGAAGATAACTACGCGACTAAAGAAGACGCGAAACGCGCAATGGACGTATACTGCCACCGCCTGGCGAAATACATCGGTGCTTACACAGCACTGATGGATGGTCGCCTGGATGCTGTTGTATTCACTGGTGGTATCGGTGAAAACGCAGCGATGGTTCGCGAACTGTCTCTGGGTAAACTGGGTGTGCTGGGCTTTGAAGTAGATCACGAGCGTAATCTGGCTGCACGTTTTGGCAAATCTGGTTTCATTAACAAAGAAGGTACCCGTCCTGCGGTGGTTATCCCAACCAACGAAGAACTGGTTATCGCGCAAGACGCGAGCCGTCTGACTGCCTGA
- the yfbV gene encoding terminus macrodomain insulation protein YfbV, with translation MSTPDDRSVNFFSLFRRGQHYSKTWPMEKRLAPVFVENRVIRMTRYAIRFMPPIAVFTLCWQIALGGQLGPAVATALFALSLPMQGLWWLGKRSVTPLPPSILNWFYEVRGKLQDAGQVLAPVEGKPDYQALADTLKRAFKQLDKTFLDDL, from the coding sequence ATGTCAACACCGGATGATCGTTCTGTTAATTTTTTTAGTCTTTTTCGCCGGGGACAGCATTATTCTAAGACGTGGCCAATGGAAAAACGCCTCGCTCCGGTCTTTGTCGAAAATCGTGTAATCAGGATGACCCGTTATGCGATTCGCTTTATGCCGCCCATCGCGGTGTTCACCTTATGCTGGCAAATTGCCCTTGGTGGGCAGTTAGGCCCAGCGGTAGCGACAGCTCTGTTTGCCCTTAGCCTGCCGATGCAAGGGTTATGGTGGCTGGGAAAGCGTTCAGTTACGCCCCTGCCACCTTCTATTCTTAACTGGTTTTACGAAGTTCGGGGTAAATTACAGGATGCCGGGCAAGTTCTGGCGCCGGTAGAAGGCAAACCAGATTACCAGGCGTTAGCTGACACGCTTAAGCGCGCCTTCAAACAACTGGATAAAACTTTCCTTGATGATTTGTAA